A segment of the Oncorhynchus tshawytscha isolate Ot180627B linkage group LG06, Otsh_v2.0, whole genome shotgun sequence genome:
TGCGGGAGAGCAGACATCTTAACAAACACTTTAATTCTGTCCCTTTTTATTTCACTAGTGACAGCTTCAGTCACAatgaaaaaatataaaacacatgaTTTATATCATGCCCATGGTTTGAAATTGTCCCCCTATTTCACCCTGTTTTACAGTATGGATGAAAACAGAGCTCCCATCGTCCCTTATGTGTACATTAAGCACACTGGTATAGTGCGAGACGCCAACCCTGTCAGAGTGGTTAGCTCCTGTAACCTGGAGATCTACACCTTCCCCTTTGACGTCCAGAACTGCACCTTCACCTTCAGATCCTACATCCACCACGGTAAGACGTCAATGCAACCATGCTTTAGGACTTACTTGAACATAAGGGTCAGACGCCAAACCCATCGCTCCTTCTCTCCCAAAAGAACATCCTGACTCTCTTGTGATCTGAAATGATAGATGTGAAACAAGGTGGCCCATCGAGTCCATTGAAGTTTTTGATAAATTACTCGGTGTCAACCAAGGGATCTTGTTTGGTGTTAGGCCCACGTTTACCATCCCCTCAGTACAGATTATGTTCTGCTTCCATATAGGTTCAGCCCATTCATCCCAGGATGACCCATTCATTTATCTCCCCCGCAGTGTCGGACATAAGGATTATCTTAGGGAAGAAGGTGGAGGACATCCTGAAACGCTCCATTAGTGTGTTGTCCACCGAAGGGGAGTGGGAGCTGATGGACATCAAATCCAGCAAGTTCAAGTTATCAACATTCAATCAGGGAGAAAGCAACCCCTATGATGAGCTCTGCTTCTATGTAAGAACCCAAAGAACTGCAATTTCTCAGACGCCAGTAATTTGGCTCTACTAGCACTGAATGTTGAGCTCTCTATATTTCTAGCGTTACTTTTGTTTCAGAGAGTACTTCCTGTTTCACACATAGGATGCTAACCCAGATAATTATGGCTTTGTCTTGTCTGATATGGGAATCGACTGCACCAAGCCAGATCACCCTTGAAGGTTTTCATTCCCCATTGTGTCTCTAAACTGTAGATTGTCCTGAGGCGCAGAGCCACCCTCTACGTGGTGAACCTCCTGATCCCCAGCTGCTTTCTCATCACTGTGGATCTCTTCAGCTTCCTGCTGCCTCCCCAGAACGTGGACCGCTCCTCCTTCAAGATGACCCTAATTTTGGGCTACTCCGTCTTCCTGCTCATCGTGAATGACCTTCTTCCCGTCACAGGAAGCACCATTCCACTGATAAGTGAGTATGAAAACATGTGTACTGGAAACACCATATTTTTCGTAAATAATAAATGTAGAGGTAGATGTTTACTTTGTGTTATTGGAATAGCTGGTTAGGGTCAAGTATCATTTTGAAGTCCACTTCCTTTGTCCTCCTAAGAGTGGCTGAATATtttcctctcttcacctcctgcACATGCAGATGTGTTCTTCGCCATCTGCTTGGCTCTGATGGTGGCCAGCCTGCTGGAGACTATTCTCATCACCAACCTCCTGGTCGCCCCCTGTAACTTCCGCCCAGTGCCTGGCTGGGTCCGAGTGCTCGTCCTGCGCTTCATGGGCACCCTCGTCTGGCTGCCTCAGAAATCCAGAGAGGACAAGATCATTCTCAATCCAGTTGCAAGAGGTACCCTGTCTGATCCTCCAGGGATTTACAATTACACAGACTTTCATTCAGTTAGCAGATCCTTGTCTTGTCCCAACCCAATGCAATATAGTGAAAGCCTTCAATCACAGGCCTGAACAGTAACATAAATGCAGGAATCACTCTGATACATTTTTCCAGACACTTGACAAGGTCCGACCTCAGACAGAATGGTACTTCTCACGTACGCCAATAATTTCTGTCTTTAGGAGGTACATTCATAAGTTCACGTTTTCCTTCCCTCTTGTCTCGAACAAACAGATGTGAAAGTCTGCCCTCTAGTGACGGTGGAGAGACAGGTTCAAACAGGAGAACCAGGTAAGATGTGGGCAGAGGCAGACGATCCAGCCCTGGCGGAGCTGAGGAATCTGGGCAATGAGCTCCAGTCCATCCGCCTCCATGTGGCCCAGCATGTGAACGGGAACCAGATCTCCCAGGATTGGATGCAGGTGGGCTACATCATAGACCGGCTGCTGTTTGGCGTCTACTGCATCTTCATCACCTTCAGCTTCATCGTCATCCTCGGCATCTGGAGTAATTCGTAcaaccagtgatgtactggttaAAAAAAATAGGTGGTTAAACGCCATTCGTTGTGAATAAAGTAACGCTCCCTATATGTTCTTAGCATTTTTCCACGATCGGTGGTTAAATGTTTGTGTAAAATACAAAATGTGTGGAAATAGTgcttaccctccactacaccactgtgtACAAGACTTAAGAGTCTCCCGTGTTGTCAACTGCTGTTTAGATTTAAAAACAATTACCTTAAAATTACCATAACTTTAACAATTGTTTGTTTGATCTTCTGGCTGCATTGAGTAGGTGTGTTGACTTATATATTACTATATTAGaggaaatatatttttatttgtcaaataaaCATACTTTAACGAAAACCACTGTTTCATTACTAACAACAATTCATTGGGGTCATCTGAGACGTTTTCTGAATTGTAATGTTGATGGTGGATCAATGACATGCAAAGTAGTGTATCATCCAAAAACCACATCCTTCACTaagttattttttgttgttgtatttcattaggatccccattttCTGTTACAaaaacagcagctactcttcctggggtccaacacaaaacatgcaacataatacagaacattaatagacaagaacagctcaaggacagaactacatgcaTTTAAAATGGCACACAAAGTCTACatgtcaatacatacacacaatacctaGGTCAAGATAGGGGAGAGACATTGgtccgtgaggtgttgctttactTGTTTTTGAaaacaggtttgctgttcatttgagcaatatgagacgGAAGTGAGTTTCAGGCAATAATGGCtctattatacagtgccttgcgaaagtattcggcccccttgaactttgcgaccttttgccacatttcaggcttcaaacataaagatataaaactgtatttttttgtgaagaatcaacaacaagtgggacacaatcatgaagtggaacgacatttattggatatttcaaacttttttaacaaatcaaaaactgaaaaatttggcgtgcaaaattattcagcccctactttcagtgcagcaaactctctacagaagttcagtgaggatctctgaatgatccaatgttgacctaaatgactaatgatgataaatacaatccacctgtgtgtaatcaagtctccgtataaatgcacctgcactgtgatagtctcagaggtccgttaaaagcgcagagagcatcatgaagaacaaggaacacaccaggcaggtccgagatactgttgtgaagaagtttaaagccggatttggatacaaaaagatttcccaagctttaaacatcccaaggagtactgtgcaagcgataatattgaaatggaaggagtatcagaccactgcaaatctaccaagacctggccgtccctctaaactttcagctcatacaaggagaagactgatcagagatgcagccaagaggcccatgatcactctggatgaactgcagagatctacagctgaggtgggagactctgtccataggacaacaatcagtcgtatattgcacaaatctggcctttatggaagagtggcaagaagaaagccatttcttaaagatatccataaaaagtgtcgttaaaggtttgccacaagccacctgggagacacaccaaacatgtggaagaaggtgctctggtcagatgaaaccaaaatcgaactttttggcaacaatgcaaaacattatgtttggcgtaaaagcaacacagctcatcaccctgaacacatcatccccactgtcaaacatggtagtggcagcatcatggtttgggcctgcttttcttcagcagggacagggaagatggttaaaattgatgggaagatggatggagccaaatacaggaccattctggaagaaaacctgatggagtctgcaaaagtcctgagactgggacggagatttgtcttccaacaagacaatgatccaaaacataaagcaaaatctacaatggaatggttcaaaaataaacatatccaggtgttagaatggccaagtcaaagtccagatctgaatccaatcgagaatctttggaaagaactgaaaactgctgttcacaaatgctctccatccaacctcactgagctcgagctgttttgcaaggaggactgggaaaaaatgtcagtctctcgatgtgcaaaactgatagagacataccccaagcaacttacagctgtaatcgcagcaaaaggtggcgctacaaagtattaacttaagggggctgaataattttgcacacccaatttttcagtttttgatttgttaaaaaagtttgaaatatccaataaatgtcgttccacttcatgattgtgtcccacttgttgttgattcttcacaaaaaatacagttttatatctttatgtttgaagcctgaagtgtggcaaaagttcgcaaagttcaagggggccgaatactttcgcaaggcactgtaatttgcTCACTTTCTTGATTTTGTTCTGggtttggggactgtgaaaagacccctggtggcgtgtctggtggggtaagtgtgtgtgtcaaagcTGTGTAAGTTTACTAGGGAAACCATTTGGAATTTGCAACATATGAAAGTTTCTtctaaaaagaagaagtgatgcagtcagtcccTCCTCAACtctcagccaagagagactggcatgcatagcaTTTATATTAgctctctgattacaatgaagtgcaagacgtgccactctgttctgggccagctgcagcttaactaggtttttctttgcagcacttgaccacatgaTTGGGCAATAATCAAGACAAAACTAGAGTCTGCAGGACTGTTTGAAGTGTGATgtcaaaaagcagagcatctctttattacagacagacctctccccatctttacaaccattgaatctttgtgttttgaccatgacagtttacaatcgacggtaacaccaagtaattcaATCTCCTCAagttgttcaacagccacactttcattaccagattcagctaaTGGTCTCGAACTTACGGAacgatttgtaccaaatacaatgctcttagttttagagatgttcactTCCAGTTtgttactggccacccattccaaaactgactACAACtccttgttaagggtttcagtcaCTTCATTAGCTGTGTTTGCTGAAACGAacatggttgaatcatcagcatacatagacacacaggctttgtttaatgccagtggaaggtcattggtaaaaatagaaaaaagtagagagctgccctgcggtacaccataTCCTACATGTTTAACATTacagaggcttccattaaagaaaaacATTCTAAATTCTATTAGATTATTAGCTCGGAATCCACAATATGCTAGAGGTTGAAAATCcataaaacatacagtaccagtcaaaagtttgcacacacctactcattcaagggtttttctttatttttaatattttctacattgtagaataatagtgaagacatcaaaattatgaaataacacatatggaatcatgtagaaaccaaaaaagtggtaaacagattattcaaagtagccaccctttgcctcgttggcagctttgcacactcttgacattctctcaactagcttcatgaggtagtcacctggaatgcatttcaattaacaggtgtgccttgttaaaagttcatttgtggaatttctttccctctTAATGTGTTTAAGCCAATTGGTTATGTTGTGagaaggtagggttggtatacaggtAAGGTTGGtatgtttggtaaaagaccaagttcatattatggcaagaacagctcaattaatcaaagagaaacaatagtccatcattactttaagacatgaagctcagtcaatctgtaaaatgtcaagaactttgaatgtttcctcaagtgcagtcgcaaaaaccatcaagcgctataatgaaattagctctcatgaagaccaccacaggaaggaggacccagagttacctctgcagtaGAGGATAAATTCAAAttcaccagcctcagaaattgcagcccaaataaatgctttacagagttcaagtaacagacacatctcaacatcaactgttcagaggagactgcgtggatCAGGCCTTAagggtcaaattgctgcaaacaaaccactactaaaggacaccaataacaagaagagactttcttgggccaggAAACATGAGCAggggacattagaccggtggaaatctatccttggtctgatgagtccaaatttgagattattggttccaaccgcagtatctttgtgagacgcagagtaggtgaacggacgatctccgcatgtgtggttcccactgtgaagcatgatgGTATGGGGGTGTGTTAAGAGAATTTTTATCTATattgactaattatgtatacatttcaatcaggatgtactaatcagaatactattatgttactgtatatgtacaaatcagaatactattatgttactgaatatgtactaatcagaatactattatgttactgtatatgtatgaattttctttctttatcctagtactgaatataatgtgtgtaaatataatcaaggattagaacaatgacggtctgttccttggtagaaatgaatgaactaaatcttcagactggctagaatgcttatctacaccgGAAGACCTTGGCTCAGccataaattatattaaattggtagggagacgatgtgggaaggcttgagatactGCCTTTGTACCAGGGGGGAGAAGAGACGGGTTGGTACtggaactaatgacgtcattttcagtttataacctgtggtaacctgtatcgtgttcagtactctcgtgaataaaggCTGCTATTTGACTTTAAGACCGGGCTCTGTCCATTtctataaaataagggtcttacaaattcttatgaattgacagagtgtttaattttaattgggtattaaaacagaggaattaaattcctgcaacagggtactttgctggtgacactgtcggtgatttatttagatttcaataaccagcatggctaccacagcattctgtagcgatacgcaatcccatctggtttgcgcttagtgggactatcatttgtttttcaacaggacaatgacccaacacacctccaggctgtgtaagggctatttgacctagaaggagagtgatggagtgctgcatcagatgacctgacctccacaatcacccgacctcaacccaattgagatgatttgggatgagttggactgcagtgtGAAGGAGAAgaagccaacaagtactcagcatatgtgggaacttcttcaagagagaatgccaagagtgtgcaaagctgtcatcaaggcaaagggtggctactttgaatcattcaaaatataaatatattttgtttgtttaaaacCTTTTTCATTccaacatgtgttatttcatagttttgatgtcttctctattattctacaaagtagaaaattgtaaaaataaagaaaaccccttgaaagagtaggcatgtcaaaacctttgactggttctgtatgttTTCttaacaacaggttatggtcaataatatcaaaggctgcactgaaatctaacagtacagttcCCTCAATGTCTACAGTGGTATTGTAGAACTCCTCAATGTCTACAGCGGTACTGCAGTAAGAACAAGGAGGTCTtctcctccctgtccacagtGGTACTACAGAAAGAACAAGGAGGTCTtctcctccctgtccacagtGGGACTGCAGTAAGATCAAGGAGGTCTtctcctccctgtccacagtGGGACTGCAGTAAGAACAAGGAGGTCTtctcctccctgtccacagtGGTACTGCAGTAAGAGCAAGGAGGTatcctcctccctgtccacagTGGTACTGCAGTAAGAACAAGGAggtctcctccctgtctacaaTGGTACTGCAGTAAGAACAATGATATtatctcctccctgtctacagtggtACTGCAGTAAGAGCAAGGaggtctcctcctccctgtccacagTGGTACTGCAGTAAGAACAAGGAggtctcctccctgtctacaaTGGTACTGCAGTAAGAACAATAATATtatctcctccctgtctacagtggtACTGCAGGAAGAACAATAATATtatctcctccctgtctacagtggtACTGCAGTGAGAACAATGATAttatctcctccctgtccacagtGGTACTGCAGTAAGAACAATGATATtatctcctccctgtctacaATGGTACTGCAGTAAGAACAATGATATtatctcctccctgtctacagtggtACTGCAGTAAGAGCAAGGaggtctcctcctccctgtccacagTGGTACTGCAGTAAGAACAAGGAggtctcctccctgtctacaaTGGTACTGCAGTAAGAACAATAATATtatctcctccctgtctacagtggtACTGCAGGAAGAACAATAATATtatctcctccctgtctacagtggtACTGCAGTAAGAACAATGATATtatctcctccctgtctacagtggtACTGCAGTAAGAACAATGATATTATCTCCTCCCTGTTCACAGTGGTACTGCAGTAAGAACAATGATAttatctcctccctgtccacagtGGTACTGCAGTAAGAACAATGATAttatctcctccctgtccacagtGGTACTGCAGTAAGAACAATGATAttatctcctccctgtccacagtGGTACTGCAGTAAGAACAATGATAttatctcctccctgtccacagtGGTACTGCAGTAAGAACAATGATAttatctcctccctgtccacagtGGTACTGCAGTAAGAACAATGATAttatctcctccctgtccacagtGGTACTGCAGGAAGAACAATGATAttatctcctccctgtccacagtGGTACTGCAGTAAGAACAATGATATtatctcctccctgtctacagtggtACTGCAGTAAGAACAATGATAttatctcctccctgtccacagtGGTACTGCAGTAAGAACAATGATATtatctcctccctgtctacagtggtACTGCAGGAAGAACAATGATAttatctcctccctgtccacagtGGTACTGCAGGAAGAACAATAATATtatctcctccctgtctacagtggtACTGCAGTAAGAACAATGATATtatctcctccctgtctacagtggtACTGCAGTAAGAACAATGATATTATCTCCTCCCTGTTCACAGTGGTACTGCAGTAAGAACAATGATAttatctcctccctgtccacagtGGTACTCCAGTAAGAACAATGATAttatctcctccctgtccacagtGGTACTGCAGTAAGAACAATGATAttatctcctccctgtccacagtGGTACTGCAGTAAGAACAATGATAttatctcctccctgtccacagtGGTACTGCAGTAAGAACAATGATAttatctcctccctgtccacagtGGTACTGCAGTAAGAACAATGATAttatctcctccctgtccacagtGGTACTGCAGGAAGAACAATGATAttatctcctccctgtccacagtGGTACTGCAGTAAGAACAATGATAttatctcctccctgtccacagtGGTACTGCAGTAAGAACAATGATAttatctcctccctgtccacagtGGTACTGCAGTAAGAACAATGATATtatctcctccctgtctacagtggtACTGCAGGAAGAACAATGATAttatctcctccctgtccacagtGGTACTGCAGTAAGAACAATGATAttatctcctccctgtccacagtGGTACTGCAGTAAGAACAATGATAttatctcctccctgtccacagtGGTACTGCAGTAAGAACAATGATAttatctcctccctgtccacagtGGTACTGCAGTAAGAACAATTATATtatctcctccctgtctacagtggtACTGCAGTAAGAACAATGATAttatctcctccctgtccacagtGGTACTGCAGTAAGAACAATGATAttatctcctccctgtccacagtGGTACTGCAGTAAGAACAATGATAttatctcctccctgtccacagtGGTACTGCAGTAAGAACAATGATAttatctcctccctgtccacagtGGTACTGCAGTAAGAACAATGATATTATCTCCTCCCTGTTCACAGTGGTACTGCAGTAAGAACAATGATAttatctcctccctgtccacagtGGTACTGCAGTAAGAACAATGATAttatctcctccctgtccacagtGGTACTGCAGTAAGAACAATGATAttatctcctccctgtccacagtGGTACTGCAGTAAGAACAATGATAttatctcctccctgtccacagtGGTACTGCAGTAAGAACAATGATAttatctcctccctgtccacagtGGTACTGCAGTAAGAACAATGATAttatctcctccctgtccacagtGGTACTGCAGTAAGAACAATGATAttatctcctccctgtccacagtGGTACTGCAGTAAGAACAATGATAttatctcctccctgtccacagtGGTACTGCAGTTTAGATGTTCCGCATAACTTATTTGCATAAAGGTAAACtgtttaaaattgatttaatctTTCACTGTGATTAATGTCTTTTTCATTTGTTCTTTCTGGTTTGTTTTATGGTACATAGTTTTGTTGTAAACAGAAAGGTGTTAATCtgtcaatgtttgttttttaaataaagatgTCCCTCTAAAAATACCTTTATTACAAGCATGAATGAAAACTTTGAGAGAACTTGAATGTTATTATATTACTGAGAATGATCCATTTGACAAATAGGTGCGTAGCCTGCAGCATTACCTGAGTGGTGAGGTTTTACCAACTTGACACAATATAGTATATTATGTTGCATGAAACAAGTTTTGTCATTTTTGGAGGTTGCCAATGTCCCTTATTTATGAATAACCTTGGCCTTATTGACAGTggagtaaagtacttaagtaaaaaatactttaaagtactgccTAAGAGTATTTTGGGGGTATATGTTCTACAtatgactatttatatttttgccaactttcctttttacttcactacattcctgaagaaaataatgtgctttttacttcagacattttccctgacacccaaaagtacatttcgacaggaaaatagtccacttatcaagagaatgtccctggtcatccctactgcctctgatctggcggactcactaaacacaaatgcttcatttgtaaattaggTCTGAGTGttggatttaaaaataaaaaaaattgttttacctctatttaaccaggtaggcaagttgagaacaagttctcatttacaattgcgacctggccaagataaagcaaagcagttcgacagatacaacgacacagagttacacatggagtaaaacaaacatacagtcaataatacagtataaacaagtctatatacaatgtgagcaaatgaggtgagaagggaggtaaaggcaaaaaaggccatggtggcaaagtaaat
Coding sequences within it:
- the LOC112253241 gene encoding 5-hydroxytryptamine receptor 3A-like; this encodes MAAKDFSKMESQRWWVSSHQVLFIICCIMVQAPCLRCKIVVNCTNPNTISLLAALENVMKLYSIRPVMNLSTPTNISMYFTLYGILGVEEKAQLLNTYIWLVKEWENEFFSWDPVQCGSANISLPRERFWSPDVVINEFMDENRAPIVPYVYIKHTGIVRDANPVRVVSSCNLEIYTFPFDVQNCTFTFRSYIHHVSDIRIILGKKVEDILKRSISVLSTEGEWELMDIKSSKFKLSTFNQGESNPYDELCFYIVLRRRATLYVVNLLIPSCFLITVDLFSFLLPPQNVDRSSFKMTLILGYSVFLLIVNDLLPVTGSTIPLINVFFAICLALMVASLLETILITNLLVAPCNFRPVPGWVRVLVLRFMGTLVWLPQKSREDKIILNPVARDVKVCPLVTVERQVQTGEPGKMWAEADDPALAELRNLGNELQSIRLHVAQHVNGNQISQDWMQVGYIIDRLLFGVYCIFITFSFIVILGIWSNSYNQ